The genomic region CTTCAAGGTACTTAAGGTTACATTAATTTCCACCTAGTGTGCCAACGAGTAAAAAAACCgcctagtgcgagtcagttTCGTCCACTGACCGATGAGTTCCGTAGCCTGGAAAGAAACATCATTTCTTATTAGGCTTAGTTGCAccataaaggttcctttttagggtcaCCTATATCCAAATAAAAAACTGAACCTTTTTAGGACTgatgtgtctgtctttctgtgaATCTACTGGATTGATTTAGTTGAAAGGACTATACCTAATTTTATATGAAAGTTGGGGCTATTCTTCCATCTTACGCTCTTCTTTCTGATTCTTTATGGAATTATCCAACCAAACATaccaaaaataattattctgCTTTCAATcaaggaataaataaattttgctacattttatttttgttacagtATGCACAACAGATGCAAGGAATGCAGGCAATGGCTGGAGTTCCACCTGCACCATCAGGGGCGGTACCACCACCGGTACCTCCTCCAGACAAGCCTCCTCCACCACCACCACATGAAAATGATCAACCCTTGTATGGCAGTGCAGCAAAGGCGAGCTCTACAGCATCATCAGTAAAACCTCACCAAAATACCCAACTAGGCTACAACAATGGTAACACCACAACAGGTAACAATCAAAACTGGTCCTATACAGCAGATCCACAGATAGAAAAGCCCTCCACCCAAGGAGTTAACACAGAGGCCCTCAGGATGCTCGCAGAGGAGGAGAAACAGTTTGATATCCAATTCCAAAAGTGGGAAGAGGAGATTGAAAAGTGGAAAAAGGAGAATGTGAACCATCCTGACAGGCAAGCGTACAGCGAATATGAGCAGAAGTTTGAAGCTTGCCGAGCACAGTTGCTGGAGCGCCGTCAGCAGATGAAGATTAAGAGGGACAAACTTATGGGCAATGCACATCCTGCCTCCAACACCACAAAAacaggtaataataataaaaatgccaCTCCTCCTACTCAGTTAAAGACAAATGTATCTAATTACACTCCTAATATGCAAACAAATATCCCACCAAATGTACAAAATCAAAAAACTAACGTACAgaattattcaaataagaatcaGTCTCAATATCAGCAGTATACTAAGCCAACCCACCAAGGTTATAATAGGAATAACAATAAAACTGTAGATCCCCAAGATAGATATGATTCTTATCAGGACTTTGATGCTGACTACAGATCTGCTCCACCTGTGAACTCAAGTGCTTTTCCTACCAATAAAAAGGATATACGGGATGCAGAATATAGATCTGCTCCACCTGTTAACTCCAGTGCTTTTCCTACTAGTGTAAAGGATAATATACCAGATGCTGAGTATAGATCTGCTCCACCAGTTAATTCAAGTTTTTTACCTACTAGTAAATCATCTAAGGATATCCCCGGCTTAGATTTGGTGCCGGAGATTGACAAATCTAATAAACATGACATAATTGACATAACTGATGACATGCAGTCTCAACAGCAAAGTTCTGCTGCACCTGACTATTCAAAAATTTCGAAAGGTATAAATAATATCCTTGGAGATGAGAAAATTATGAACATTCTGTCAATGGTGACAAACCAGAAACCACCCAATACAAATGAACCTAATCAAAGTGGACCTTACCAACAAGGTGGGAATGTGATGCAGTCACATCAGTGGGAAGCCAACAATACCAATTATTACAACAACAATTACAATAATCAACAACAGAATGTGCCTTTTAGGCAGCAGAATATGAATAATTTCCAAAATCCCCAAGGGCAAGGCCGAAATTCTAAATTTCCTGACCAAGCATTTCAGAGGTATGATAGGaattatgatgataattatgCTGATAATGCTAATATGAGGCATAATGATGTTCAGCAGGGACAATACAACAGGCAAAATCAGTTTGGTAACCAGAATATGCCACAAAGGGGTGCACCACCACCATTTAGATCCGATATGCCACCCCCAAGACCGCTTTTAGCTAACTATCCTCCGCCACAAAATCCTAATGATTATCCTCAGGGTGGTTTTGAAAGAAAGGACATACAGCCAAAACCTATGATTCAGCCAGTAATGCCAAAATGGGTTGAAGAACCATTGTTTACTCCATCTATCATAGTTGAATATGACCATAAGCCTCTAAGATTGAAAGGTAATTAGAAGCAGagataaattattcttattaaaatgTAGGAtatccattataatattatgaaacacAAACATAAGTTACAATAAGAAATTCCTACAATTTAAGGTTATCGCCATTATATTTTATgcacaatatattataatatagcctGGTAGAGTCAGGGCTTATAAATAgagtatttgttatttattgttataaataagGTACAATCAAGAGCACTTAAGAGCTATATACTTTAGACTTGGGACAGATCTCATGGGCAGCACAAATCGAAGCTTAGCTAGGGGCTTGGCTCTACTAAAGATCTCATAACTTTATAACAGTGAAagcattatgaacttgtgagtACAACAACTaaatttacatgaaatgtttttgttgGGATACGATTTTGCTAATTTAACCTTGAgttgttttgaaaaatactgaaaaaatcacttgtatttaattattatttatcacaaaatagttataaaattaatcaaaatatgtaaaagcgaaagctgactgactgatcaatgtatcaacgcacagctcaaactattggatggaaatttaaaattagcaagcagatagctaatggggccgattctcttgtacacaatctctaaactaaactaaattaacaggtctaaatttagtgccatccttttccccaagcaacattatgaaagggatagaattagatttagacatgccattttagtttagtttagagattgtgtacaatggaattagccacattatgatgctaagaaatgatttttggaaattcaaccagGGGGTCAAATAGTGGAATGGAATTTGTGTAAActatgcagacgaagtcgcaggcataagctagttggtttCATAAACATGCAATtcgaaacattttttatttgttttttcaaCTATATGGGAATTTGATCTGCAAGAGTTTTGTGCTTTCATGAGAAcaggtttataataaagaataataGTTATAATTTTGACACAAATATAATGGCGTTAACTAATTTGCATtctgattaaatttttttattgtacttaatttcaAAGAAAGttatgaaaattttcttttaCTGATTGCAAAAGGAAGCTATGGAAACTAATGAATATCCTGATTTAAAGTAAATTAGTTTACTtgcaattttaataatttgcaGATTCAGACTAGCCAACCATATTACGTAGCCATTAGATAGATAGACCTATGTTAAAAACCTGATACTGTAGCGaccaggaaatattgtacatcaacctttagaaagggatttcggcttcttagtgttgtctctgtcactcatacctatatgacgttttgtccagctcaacgacagagacaacgctctacgtaaccgctatctctttctaaaggtcgatgacaTTTCCTGTCGGGTACTGAACTATTTCTTGTCAGACAaatgtaactacaatttattgtttttatttttagctcgGGACTTTATTGAACCTGTTCATATGTTCGACTACAACCATAAGTCTAAAGATGGTGACAATgattctaaaagagattttgAGAAGGAAGTCGACGAATTGTTCTCAAGGAAACCAAGAAACGTGGACCGTGATGATTGGAGTTCCGAACGATTGTACTCTAGAGACTATGACAGGGCTTCGGCAAGAGATGACTTTAAAGAACGTTCAAATAGGGGTGATAATGAATTTTACGACAGAAGAGACGATCGTGATAGATTTAAACGCCAGGATTATGATCGCTGGGGTGATGGCAGTGACCGATTAAGAGACACAGGGTATGGCAGAGATAGACCTTTGGACAGAGATTTGGGAAGAGAAAGAGATATGGGCCGAGATTTTGGTAGGGATATGGATCTAAGCAGAGAACGGGATTTTCGTAGGGATAGAGAACCTGGGAGGGACAGAGATCTAGGCAGGGATAGAGAAATGGGAAGGGATAGGGATGCAGGTCGAGGTCGGGACTTTGCTAGAGATAGAGATGTAGATAGAGAAAGGGATTACGGTCGGGATAGGAATTCTGGTAGAGACCCCATAAGAGATAGACAGGATAAGAGAGATATGAGCCGGAACCGTAGTCGAAGTCGTGATAAAGATAGTCGTAAAAGGGGACACAGCAGAGGAAATGATTCAAATGACAGTTTTGGTTCGAAAAAGACAAAGGACTCAAAGGAAGACCCAGCTTCATGGCAGAAACCTTCGCATATAGTCATGATTGATGATCTGCTAGAGTCTCCTGGACGTGATATAAGACCAGCAAAAATAGTTATTATTCTTAGAGGTaagcatattaatattatagactTTTTCGAAGGAGAGCTTTTTAATAGAGCGGTCAGCATGAACACTGAtgcaacaaaaaataataataatcgattGTACGGTAGTTATTAcgatttttttaatagtatAAACATTCTAGCAATCTCAAAATGTAGATTCATTATGGTCTGACTTTAATGATGaatgaaaacatagtttcgtttgtgattggttggtgacacaaaataattaacgcccactgagatttttgtctctatcatttgtatgggatgacgtaacagagagaacgctatactaacttcgttccgcggatagggtatagcaGGCGTAGTTAAACATGTTATGTGTTGTTTTCAGGTCCCCCGGGTAGTGGCAAATCATACTTGGCTAAATTGATACGAGACAAGGAGGCCGAGCACGGCGTGACCGTTCGGATCATGTCCATTGATGATTACTTTATGCAAGAAAGTGAAATTGAAGAAAAAGATCCCAATACTGGAAAAATTGTAAGTCTTTACATCATTCGCGTCAATGGAGGTGGTGAAAATTTAGGCGTAACGCACACCTACAAAGTTGATTTAAACCGAGCCGCAGAGTCCTTTTTTTAATGTAGACTTAATTTATAGGTCTGTATTGCTCCTTAAGAGTCCAATTTTAGCCTAAAAACGGGACATTCTGCACTTTTTaagggtccgtacctcaaaaggaaaaaaggaacccttatagcatcacttcttgtctgtctgtcaagaaacctatagggtacttcccgttgacctacaaccctgaaatttagtaggtaggtaggtcttatagcacccGTAAAggaattttttcttgattttgtggttacatcaccaaaaataatCGGTtcatttcaactttcaaagtaagattactataccaagtgaggtatcataattTATGTAAGGgctgtacctgtacattcttaaaagatttatttttatttttatgcataattatgtttgatttatcgtgcaaaatgtcgaaaaagtacgactgcagtgcggaaccctcggtgcgcgagtgattcgcacttggccggtttttgttcaATGTGTGCGTCATTTTCACCAATTTTTCTTACGACGACTAACGACtaacaaatttttgaaaagccAGCAGCGCATTGGTGGTGCCTCTGGTGCTACAAAgcagctcgtttgctcgctacttTTACTAAAAAGAAACGTTCTGACAGTTGTCGTCATATTATCGCCATCGAGAATTTAATCCACGgagaaagctgtgatagcctagtggttaggacatccgccttctaatcggaggtcgggggttcgatcccgggcacgcacttctaacttttcggagttatgtgcgttttaagcaataaaatatcacttgctttaacggtgaaggaaaacatcgtgaggaaacctgcatgcctgagagttctccataatgttctcaaaggtgtgtgaagtctaccaatccgcacatggccagcgtggtagactatggccaaaacccttctgaatctgagaggagacccgtgctctgtagtgagccagcgatgggttgatcatgatgatgatgatgagtttttgtctttgtctttTTTATGTGATTACGTAACAAAGAGAGTCTTACACTAACTTCTCTCTGTAGACAGAGTATAGATACGTCCTTTttttatacagtgcgacaaggctcttttggcgcgtggcgaaaatcggaactaacgttgccgtcaagtgtccccttagttcttgtttgaattatgtttgaatattctaagcctttgttcttcaacagcgccctcctgctgtcaatgttattcaagtgccaaaagagccttgtcgcactgtagttttgattttattctaaactagcgacccgccccggcttcgcatgggtgtaatgtagatactaatgtggtgtcattgaggtgtcattgcctcggaaactcaaatgagaggatttttttccgacctaattcacattatttcaatttttctagggatctctaatttttgagaattaaactatagctataaaccttcctcttgaatcactctatctattggtgaaaaccgcattaaaagccgttgcgtagtttaaaagatctaagcgttcatacatacatacagacgcgggaagcgactttattttatactttgtagAGATGTAGAGAAGATGACTTGATTGAGAGTATCATACAACTTCCATAACATTGGCATGTTTTCAGGTAAAAAAACCTTCCCTCAAATACGAGTATGACGAGAAACTGGAAGAAAATTATATGAATTCCTTAAAGAGAGCTTTTAAGAGAAGTTTGACAGACGGATATTTTACGTTTTTAATATACGATGCCATAAATGACCAATTAAAGAATTACGCAGATATATGGAATTTCTCGAGACAATGTGGATTCCAAGTAAGTTGgtctactttttattattttaacttaaaCTTTTGTTAATGGAAACCTATGTGTAATTTGAAATgtataactaaaaataaataacctgTTGCATAGTAGTAAGAAAGAAAACAAATTCAAAGA from Maniola hyperantus chromosome 16, iAphHyp1.2, whole genome shotgun sequence harbors:
- the LOC117989289 gene encoding YLP motif-containing protein 1-like isoform X3, whose amino-acid sequence is MAWSMPTSGQWNPGIGMTPDMSSMGSYTPEQWALMQQQNWQQWSQWQQQYAQWQNQYGGEYAQQMQGMQAMAGVPPAPSGAVPPPVPPPDKPPPPPPHENDQPLYGSAAKASSTASSVKPHQNTQLGYNNGNTTTGNNQNWSYTADPQIEKPSTQGVNTEALRMLAEEEKQFDIQFQKWEEEIEKWKKENVNHPDRQAYSEYEQKFEACRAQLLERRQQMKIKRDKLMGNAHPASNTTKTGNNNKNATPPTQLKTNVSNYTPNMQTNIPPNVQNQKTNVQNYSNKNQSQYQQYTKPTHQGYNRNNNKTVDPQDRYDSYQDFDADYRSAPPVNSSAFPTNKKDIRDAEYRSAPPVNSSAFPTSVKDNIPDAEYRSAPPVNSSFLPTSKSSKDIPGLDLVPEIDKSNKHDIIDITDDMQSQQQSSAAPDYSKISKGINNILGDEKIMNILSMVTNQKPPNTNEPNQSGPYQQGGNVMQSHQWEANNTNYYNNNYNNQQQNVPFRQQNMNNFQNPQGQGRNSKFPDQAFQRYDRNYDDNYADNANMRHNDVQQGQYNRQNQFGNQNMPQRGAPPPFRSDMPPPRPLLANYPPPQNPNDYPQGGFERKDIQPKPMIQPVMPKWVEEPLFTPSIIVEYDHKPLRLKARDFIEPVHMFDYNHKSKDGDNDSKRDFEKEVDELFSRKPRNVDRDDWSSERLYSRDYDRASARDDFKERSNRGDNEFYDRRDDRDRFKRQDYDRWGDGSDRLRDTGYGRDRPLDRDLGRERDMGRDFGRDMDLSRERDFRRDREPGRDRDLGRDREMGRDRDAGRGRDFARDRDVDRERDYGRDRNSGRDPIRDRQDKRDMSRNRSRSRDKDSRKRGHSRGNDSNDSFGSKKTKDSKEDPASWQKPSHIVMIDDLLESPGRDIRPAKIVIILRGPPGSGKSYLAKLIRDKEAEHGVTVRIMSIDDYFMQESEIEEKDPNTGKIVKKPSLKYEYDEKLEENYMNSLKRAFKRSLTDGYFTFLIYDAINDQLKNYADIWNFSRQCGFQVYICTMEMDAQSCLKRNIHNRSLEEIEVILSRFFPTPAHHIQLDATTLLQNAGITDVTMEDADDVTMEDADVVEHVSTAPASRSDRHSSQWKTTYS
- the LOC117989289 gene encoding YLP motif-containing protein 1-like isoform X2; the protein is MAWSMPTSGQWNPGIGMTPDMSSMGSYTPEQWALMQQQNWQQWSQWQQQYAQWQNQYGGEYAQQMQGMQAMAGVPPAPSGAVPPPVPPPDKPPPPPPHENDQPLYGSAAKASSTASSVKPHQNTQLGYNNGNTTTGNNQNWSYTADPQIEKPSTQGVNTEALRMLAEEEKQFDIQFQKWEEEIEKWKKENVNHPDRQAYSEYEQKFEACRAQLLERRQQMKIKRDKLMGNAHPASNTTKTGNNNKNATPPTQLKTNVSNYTPNMQTNIPPNVQNQKTNVQNYSNKNQSQYQQYTKPTHQGYNRNNNKTVDPQDRYDSYQDFDADYRSAPPVNSSAFPTNKKDIRDAEYRSAPPVNSSAFPTSVKDNIPDAEYRSAPPVNSSFLPTSKSSKDIPGLDLVPEIDKSNKHDIIDITDDMQSQQQSSAAPDYSKISKGINNILGDEKIMNILSMVTNQKPPNTNEPNQSGPYQQGGNVMQSHQWEANNTNYYNNNYNNQQQNVPFRQQNMNNFQNPQGQGRNSKFPDQAFQRYDRNYDDNYADNANMRHNDVQQGQYNRQNQFGNQNMPQRGAPPPFRSDMPPPRPLLANYPPPQNPNDYPQGGFERKDIQPKPMIQPVMPKWVEEPLFTPSIIVEYDHKPLRLKARDFIEPVHMFDYNHKSKDGDNDSKRDFEKEVDELFSRKPRNVDRDDWSSERLYSRDYDRASARDDFKERSNRGDNEFYDRRDDRDRFKRQDYDRWGDGSDRLRDTGYGRDRPLDRDLGRERDMGRDFGRDMDLSRERDFRRDREPGRDRDLGRDREMGRDRDAGRGRDFARDRDVDRERDYGRDRNSGRDPIRDRQDKRDMSRNRSRSRDKDSRKRGHSRGNDSNDSFGSKKTKDSKEDPASWQKPSHIVMIDDLLESPGRDIRPAKIVIILRGPPGSGKSYLAKLIRDKEAEHGVTVRIMSIDDYFMQESEIEEKDPNTGKIVKKPSLKYEYDEKLEENYMNSLKRAFKRSLTDGYFTFLIYDAINDQLKNYADIWNFSRQCGFQVYICTMEMDAQSCLKRNIHNRSLEEIEVILSRFFPTPAHHIQLDATTLLQNAGITDVTMEDADDVTMEDADVVEVDSSFTSKWEKMDDAAQLARLDGTSKPLRPSQLSMEDYLQLDDWKPSVAKPGKKTVF
- the LOC117989289 gene encoding YLP motif-containing protein 1-like isoform X1, with translation MAWSMPTSGQWNPGIGMTPDMSSMGSYTPEQWALMQQQNWQQWSQWQQQYAQWQNQYGGEYAQQMQGMQAMAGVPPAPSGAVPPPVPPPDKPPPPPPHENDQPLYGSAAKASSTASSVKPHQNTQLGYNNGNTTTGNNQNWSYTADPQIEKPSTQGVNTEALRMLAEEEKQFDIQFQKWEEEIEKWKKENVNHPDRQAYSEYEQKFEACRAQLLERRQQMKIKRDKLMGNAHPASNTTKTGNNNKNATPPTQLKTNVSNYTPNMQTNIPPNVQNQKTNVQNYSNKNQSQYQQYTKPTHQGYNRNNNKTVDPQDRYDSYQDFDADYRSAPPVNSSAFPTNKKDIRDAEYRSAPPVNSSAFPTSVKDNIPDAEYRSAPPVNSSFLPTSKSSKDIPGLDLVPEIDKSNKHDIIDITDDMQSQQQSSAAPDYSKISKGINNILGDEKIMNILSMVTNQKPPNTNEPNQSGPYQQGGNVMQSHQWEANNTNYYNNNYNNQQQNVPFRQQNMNNFQNPQGQGRNSKFPDQAFQRYDRNYDDNYADNANMRHNDVQQGQYNRQNQFGNQNMPQRGAPPPFRSDMPPPRPLLANYPPPQNPNDYPQGGFERKDIQPKPMIQPVMPKWVEEPLFTPSIIVEYDHKPLRLKARDFIEPVHMFDYNHKSKDGDNDSKRDFEKEVDELFSRKPRNVDRDDWSSERLYSRDYDRASARDDFKERSNRGDNEFYDRRDDRDRFKRQDYDRWGDGSDRLRDTGYGRDRPLDRDLGRERDMGRDFGRDMDLSRERDFRRDREPGRDRDLGRDREMGRDRDAGRGRDFARDRDVDRERDYGRDRNSGRDPIRDRQDKRDMSRNRSRSRDKDSRKRGHSRGNDSNDSFGSKKTKDSKEDPASWQKPSHIVMIDDLLESPGRDIRPAKIVIILRGPPGSGKSYLAKLIRDKEAEHGVTVRIMSIDDYFMQESEIEEKDPNTGKIVKKPSLKYEYDEKLEENYMNSLKRAFKRSLTDGYFTFLIYDAINDQLKNYADIWNFSRQCGFQVYICTMEMDAQSCLKRNIHNRSLEEIEVILSRFFPTPAHHIQLDATTLLQNAGITDVTMEDADDVTMEDADVVEVDSSFTSKWEKMDDAAQLARLDGTSKPLRPSQLSMEDYLQLDDWKPSVAKPGKKTVRWADLEERTQQEKMRAIGFVVGQTDWNRMTDPTMGSSALTQTKYIERVRRS
- the LOC117989289 gene encoding YLP motif-containing protein 1-like isoform X4, producing MAWSMPTSGQWNPGIGMTPDMSSMGSYTPEQWALMQQQNWQQWSQWQQQYAQWQNQYGGEYAQQMQGMQAMAGVPPAPSGAVPPPVPPPDKPPPPPPHENDQPLYGSAAKASSTASSVKPHQNTQLGYNNGNTTTGNNQNWSYTADPQIEKPSTQGVNTEALRMLAEEEKQFDIQFQKWEEEIEKWKKENVNHPDRQAYSEYEQKFEACRAQLLERRQQMKIKRDKLMGNAHPASNTTKTARDFIEPVHMFDYNHKSKDGDNDSKRDFEKEVDELFSRKPRNVDRDDWSSERLYSRDYDRASARDDFKERSNRGDNEFYDRRDDRDRFKRQDYDRWGDGSDRLRDTGYGRDRPLDRDLGRERDMGRDFGRDMDLSRERDFRRDREPGRDRDLGRDREMGRDRDAGRGRDFARDRDVDRERDYGRDRNSGRDPIRDRQDKRDMSRNRSRSRDKDSRKRGHSRGNDSNDSFGSKKTKDSKEDPASWQKPSHIVMIDDLLESPGRDIRPAKIVIILRGPPGSGKSYLAKLIRDKEAEHGVTVRIMSIDDYFMQESEIEEKDPNTGKIVKKPSLKYEYDEKLEENYMNSLKRAFKRSLTDGYFTFLIYDAINDQLKNYADIWNFSRQCGFQVYICTMEMDAQSCLKRNIHNRSLEEIEVILSRFFPTPAHHIQLDATTLLQNAGITDVTMEDADDVTMEDADVVEVDSSFTSKWEKMDDAAQLARLDGTSKPLRPSQLSMEDYLQLDDWKPSVAKPGKKTVRWADLEERTQQEKMRAIGFVVGQTDWNRMTDPTMGSSALTQTKYIERVRRS